One segment of Drosophila ananassae strain 14024-0371.13 chromosome 3R, ASM1763931v2, whole genome shotgun sequence DNA contains the following:
- the LOC123257384 gene encoding uncharacterized protein LOC123257384 encodes MHRSILFFWLYIATFFINQSYSHFEFSNLKCVSFDESYCSFEYCFLKSINRTYKYGSLKAKLYQVPINNSKVTIALNQRLNGFKPFLYNVTFNACQFMKNRNKNQVFLFLYSLFGPYSNINHTCPYNHDIYVEKWPTFYMNHQLTTVLPFPLGDYGLFTNWYSDGIKRASVNVYFTLK; translated from the exons ATGCATCGGTCTATACTGTTTTTCTGGCTCTATATAGCCACCTTCTTCATAAATCaa agTTACTCCCACTTCGagttttcaaatctaaaaTGCGTGTCCTTCGACGAATCATATTGTTCTTTTGAGTACTGCTTTCTAAAGTCCATCAATCGAACATACAAATACGGATCCTTGAAAGCGAAATTGTATCAAGTACCCATTAACAATTCGAAA GTAACCATTGCTCTGAACCAAAGATTAAATGGCTTTAAGCCCTTTCTCTACAACGTTACCTTCAATGCTTGCCAGTTTAtgaaaaaccgaaacaaaaatcaagtttttcttttcctttatAGCCTCTTTGGTCCCTATTCGAACATAAATCACACATGTCCTTACAAT CATGACATTTATGTCGAAAAGTGGCCCACATTCTATATGAACCACCAACTGACAACTGTGCTGCCATTTCCCCTGGGGGACTACGGCCTGTTCACCAATTGGTACAGCGATGGGATCAAGCGGGCTAGTGTCAATGTCTATTTCACACTAAAGTGA